A part of Ziziphus jujuba cultivar Dongzao chromosome 8, ASM3175591v1 genomic DNA contains:
- the LOC107413113 gene encoding uncharacterized protein LOC107413113 isoform X1, whose product MTDFPPNPEDGELWLPSDVFHEIAYSNMTLATSTPTNNNNKNNGGAGNINHHAPHFLVHQPNIASPAPTSLPYPPPYFHQVFPSGDPNGIGSIGNGVPIFNNHYDSYASWNGVFQLFPGSIHYFHPFAPTQFQGFVECPNWPLQEITSAKCEGTGVFLPRSTEHHHKPQKQVVVQKSDHNQIVVNHQELEESSGGEGTGVFLNQQVHVITAPKKKKSKLQIKLA is encoded by the exons ATGACAGACTTCCCTCCAAACCCAGAAGATGGAGAGCTTTGGTTACCTTCTGATGTCTTTCATGAAATTGCTTATTCAAATATGACCTTAGCTACTTCTACTCCtactaacaacaacaacaaaaacaatggAGGTGCAGGTAATATTAATCATCATGCTCCACATTTTCTGGTTCATCAGCCAAACATTGCTAGTCCTGCTCCAACTTCTTTGCCATATCCACCTCCTTACTTCCACcag gtgTTCCCAAGTGGTGATCCAAATGGGATTGGTTCCATTGGAAATGGAGTTCCAATTTTCAATAACCATTACGACTCCTATGCATCTTGGAACGGTGTCTTTCAACTTTTTCCTGGTTCTATTCACTATTTCCATCCCTTTGCACCGACACAATTTCAG GGTTTTGTGGAATGCCCTAATTGGCCATTACAAGAGATCACTAGTGCAAAATGTGAAGGGACTGGAGTTTTTCTTCCTCGCTCAACAGAGCATCATCATAAACCACAAAAACAAGTAGTGGTTCAGAAATCTGATCATAACCAAATTGTTGTGAATCATCAAGAACTTGAAGAATCTAGTGGAGGAGAAGGAACTGGGGTTTTTCTTAATCAACAAGTTCATGTTATTACTGCtccgaaaaagaaaaagagtaagtTACAAATTAAGCTAGCTTAG
- the LOC107413113 gene encoding uncharacterized protein LOC107413113 isoform X2, producing the protein MESFGNINHHAPHFLVHQPNIASPAPTSLPYPPPYFHQVFPSGDPNGIGSIGNGVPIFNNHYDSYASWNGVFQLFPGSIHYFHPFAPTQFQGFVECPNWPLQEITSAKCEGTGVFLPRSTEHHHKPQKQVVVQKSDHNQIVVNHQELEESSGGEGTGVFLNQQVHVITAPKKKKSKLQIKLA; encoded by the exons ATGGAGAGCTTTG GTAATATTAATCATCATGCTCCACATTTTCTGGTTCATCAGCCAAACATTGCTAGTCCTGCTCCAACTTCTTTGCCATATCCACCTCCTTACTTCCACcag gtgTTCCCAAGTGGTGATCCAAATGGGATTGGTTCCATTGGAAATGGAGTTCCAATTTTCAATAACCATTACGACTCCTATGCATCTTGGAACGGTGTCTTTCAACTTTTTCCTGGTTCTATTCACTATTTCCATCCCTTTGCACCGACACAATTTCAG GGTTTTGTGGAATGCCCTAATTGGCCATTACAAGAGATCACTAGTGCAAAATGTGAAGGGACTGGAGTTTTTCTTCCTCGCTCAACAGAGCATCATCATAAACCACAAAAACAAGTAGTGGTTCAGAAATCTGATCATAACCAAATTGTTGTGAATCATCAAGAACTTGAAGAATCTAGTGGAGGAGAAGGAACTGGGGTTTTTCTTAATCAACAAGTTCATGTTATTACTGCtccgaaaaagaaaaagagtaagtTACAAATTAAGCTAGCTTAG
- the LOC107413165 gene encoding exocyst complex component EXO70A1, translating into MGVPAMAADPLSEKAAMMRESLQKSQTITDSVVSILGSFDHRLSALETAMRPTQIRTHSIRKAHENIDKTLKAAEVVLAQFDLSRQAEVKILKGPHEDLKSYLEAINQLRRNIEFFGSIKGFKSSDGVINHANSLLTKAISKLEEEFKQLLSSYSKPVEPERLFDCLPNSLRPSSGSPGLGDSGGKHHNPSEHQNSSLENVVYTPPTLIPPRVLLLLRDLAVQMVQAGHQQQLVRNYRDVRSSVLEESLRKLGVEKLSKEDVQKMQWEVLEAKIGYWIHYMRIAVKLLFAGERNVLDQLFEGFDSLSDQCFAEVTTSSVSVLLSFGEAIANSKRSPEKLFVLLDMYEIMRELHTEIETIFKGKACSEIRESALGLTKKLAQTAQETFGDFEEAVEKDATKTAVSDGTVHPLTSYVINYVKFLFDYQSTLSQLFQEFEKGDDSGSQLASVTMRIMQALQTNLDGKSKQYKDPALTHLFLMNNIHYMVRSVRRSEAKDLLGDDWVQRHRRIVQQHANQYKRNAWGKVLQILSVQGLASSGGGSTVGADGGNSSGVSRAMVKDRFKIFNTQFEELHQKQSQWTVPDTELRESLRLAVAEVLLPAYRSFAKRFGPLVENGKNPQKYIRFSAEDLERMLGEFFEGKNVNEPKR; encoded by the exons ATGGGGGTTCCAGCAATGGCTGCGGATCCACTGAGCGAGAAAGCAGCTATGATGAGGGAATCGCTTCAGAAGAGCCAAACCATCACGGATAGCGTCGTTTCCATTCTGGGTTCCTTTGATCACCGCCTCTCTGCCCTTGAGACCGCCATGCGACCTACCCAG ATTAGAACGCATTCTATTCGGAAAGCTCATGAGAATATTGATAAGACTTTGAAGGCTGCAGAGGTTGTATTGGCACAATTTGATCTTTCCCGTCAG GCGGAAGTGAAAATACTAAAAGGACCACATGAGGACTTGAAGAGTTATCTAGAAGCTATTAATCAGCTAAGAAGAAATATCGAATTTTTTGGCAGCATCAAAGGTTTTAAGAGTAGTGATGGAGTTATCAATCATGCAAATAGTTTACTTACTAAAGCTATTTCAAAGCTTGAAGAGGAGTTTAAGCAGTTATTATCATCTTACAG CAAACCTGTGGAGCCTGAACGTCTTTTTGATTGCCTCCCAAACTCACTCCGACCATCCTCAGGATCTCCTGGTCTGGGTGATTCAGGTGGCAAGCATCATAATCCTTCTGAGCACCAAAACAGTAGCTTAGAAAATGTTGTTTACACACCTCCTACTCTTATACCGCCAAGGGTTCTTCTGTTGCTGCGTGATTTAGCTGTGCAAATGGTTCAAGCTGGTCACCAACAGCAGTTGGTGAGAAATTACAG GGATGTCCGTTCATCAGTTTTGGAAGAAAGCCTTAGAAAATTGGGAGTTGAAAAACTTAGCAAAGAGGATGTCCAGAAGATGCAATGGGAGGTTTTGGAGGCCAAAATTGGATATTGGATTCACTACATGCGCATTGCT GTCAAATTGCTGTTTGCTGGAGAGCGGAATGTTTTAGATCAACTATTTGAAGGCTTTGATTCTCTCAGTGATCAATGTTTTGCTGAAGTCACCACAAGTAGCGTTTCAGTGCTGCTTAGTTTTGGGGAGGCAATTGCAAATAGCAAGAGGTCACCAGAAAAGTTGTTTGTACTTTTAGACATGTATGAGATAATGCGAGAACTTCATACAGAG ATTGAAACAATATTTAAAGGTAAAGCGTGCAGTGAAATAAGAGAGTCAGCATTGGGTCTTACAAAAAAGCTTGCCCAGACAGCTCAAGAGACATTTGGTGATTTTGAAGAAGCAGTTGAGAAGGATGCAACAAAAACTGCTGTATCAGATGGAACTGTTCATCCTTTGACAAGCTACGTTATTAACTAtgtgaaatttctatttga TTACCAATCGACCTTGAGCCAACTTTTCCAAGAATTTGAAAAAGGAGATGATTCTGGTTCGCAGTTAGCCTCTGTAACCATGCGAATAATGCAGGCTCTTCAAACCAATTTGGATGGGAAGTCTAAGCAATACAAGGATCCTGCTTTAACACACCTATTTCTCATGAACAATATTCACTACATGGTCAGATCTGTACGAAG atctgAAGCCAAGGATTTGTTAGGGGATGATTGGGTGCAAAGACACCGGAGGATAGTGCAGCAACATGCAAATCAATACAAAAGAAATGCTTGGGGAAAG GTTCTGCAAATTCTATCTGTTCAAGGCCTGGCCTCATCTGGAGGGGGTAGCACAGTAGGTGCTGATGGAGGTAATAGTAGTGGAGTTTCAAGAGCAATGGTTAAAGACAG GTTCAAGATATTCAATACACAATTTGAGGAGCTTCATCAAAAGCAATCACAATGGACAGTTCCTGACACCGAGCTGCGTGAATCGCTGAGGCTAGCAGTTGCTGAAGTCTTATTGCCTGCATACAGATCTTTTGCAAAACGTTTTGG GCCTCTGGTTGAGAATGGAAAGAACCCCCAGAAGTACATCAGATTCTCTGCAGAGGATCTTGAACGAATGCTGGGTGAATTTTTTGAGGGGAAGAATGTGAATGAACCCAAGCGGTAG